One window of Nymphaea colorata isolate Beijing-Zhang1983 chromosome 11, ASM883128v2, whole genome shotgun sequence genomic DNA carries:
- the LOC116263955 gene encoding putative L-cysteine desulfhydrase 1, with product MEELVQENGSGNHGVPRKKPKLSKKKNQSLSEIVRQEFAHNQRFSEIVRQEFAHHDPNFARVNNGSFGCCPATVLADLRRWHYQFLSQPDRFYHGPLQDGLRRSREAIASLVNASHPDEIALVDNATTAAAVVLHHIARSFSDGTFPKGDSVIMLHYAYGAVKQSVYAYCGSAGANIVEVEMPFPLTSNEEIISSFRKALEEARSGGRKVRLAVIDHITSMPSVVIPVKQLTEICREEGVDRVFIDAAHSIGNIDIDLQAIGADFYTSNLHKWFFCPPSVAFLYAKKSASADIHHLVVTHEYGKGLAVESAWVGNRDYSAQLVIPTIFEFLKKFDGGLEEIKKLNHEKVVAMGRMLAEAWGTGLGTSPELSSSMIMVGLPAGLKIRSDKDAMRLRAHLRVNFEIEVPIYHVKDLISEDGKDCENLVTGYARISHQIYNTLADYHKLRDAINKLVEDSITCEKLEVI from the coding sequence ATGGAGGAACTGGTACAAGAGAACGGCTCCGGCAACCACGGCGTCCCCAGGAAGAAGCCGAAGCTctccaagaaaaaaaaccagAGCCTCTCAGAAATAGTCCGCCAAGAATTCGCGCACAACCAGAGGTTCTCAGAAATAGTTCGCCAAGAATTCGCGCACCATGATCCCAACTTCGCCCGCGTGAACAACGGCAGCTTCGGCTGCTGCCCCGCCACGGTACTCGCCGACCTGCGCCGGTGGCACTACCAGTTCCTCAGCCAGCCCGACCGGTTCTACCACGGCCCTCTCCAGGACGGCCTCCGCCGATCACGGGAGGCCATCGCCTCCCTGGTCAACGCCTCCCACCCTGACGAGATTGCCCTGGTCGACAACGCCACCACCGCGGCTGCCGTCGTCCTCCACCACATCGCCCGCTCCTTCTCCGACGGCACCTTCCCCAAAGGAGATTCCGTCATCATGCTCCACTATGCCTACGGTGCCGTCAAGCAGTCCGTCTACGCCTACTGCGGCAGCGCCGGCGCCAACATAGTCGAGGTCGAAATGCCCTTCCCGTTGACCTCGAACGAAGAGATCATCTCCTCGTTCAGGAAAGCTCTCGAGGAGGCCAGGTCCGGCGGAAGAAAAGTCAGGCTGGCCGTCATCGACCACATAACCTCCATGCCCTCCGTCGTGATTCCGGTGAAGCAGCTGACTGAAATCTGCAGAGAAGAAGGCGTGGATCGCGTCTTCATCGACGCTGCCCACTCCATAGGGAATATAGACATCGATCTTCAAGCAATTGGTGCAGATTTCTACACGAGCAACCTCCACAAATGGTTCTTCTGCCCGCCGTCTGTGGCCTTCCTCTACGCCAAGAAGTCTGCGTCGGCCGACATCCACCACCTGGTTGTCACGCACGAATACGGCAAAGGCTTGGCCGTCGAAAGCGCCTGGGTTGGAAACAGAGACTACAGTGCCCAGCTTGTGATCCCCACCATCTTCGAGTTCTTGAAGAAATTCGATGGTGGTCTCGAAGAGATCAAGAAACTCAACCACGAGAAGGTCGTCGCGATGGGCAGGATGCTGGCGGAAGCGTGGGGAACGGGCCTGGGCACCTCGCCGGAGCTGAGTTCGAGCATGATCATGGTCGGACTGCCGGCTGGTTTGAAGATTCGCAGCGATAAGGACGCCATGAGATTGAGAGCTCATTTAAGAGTTAATTTTGAAATAGAAGTTCCGATTTACCACGTGAAAGATTTGATCAGTGAAGACGGCAAAGATTGTGAGAATCTTGTGACCGGGTACGCGAGGATCTCGCATCAGATTTACAACACTCTTGCTGACTATCATAAGCTCAGGGACGCGATCAACAAGCTTGTCGAAGATTCAATAACTTGCGAGAAACTGGAGGTAATTTGA
- the LOC116263829 gene encoding GDSL esterase/lipase At5g62930, whose protein sequence is MRPRIVLFGDSLTEQSFRPGGWGASLADAYSRKADIVVRGYGGYNSRWALFLLDRLFPLGSEDPPVAATVFFGANDAALLGRSNERQHVPILEYKENLRKIVCHLKKLSPTMLVLLITPPPVDEIGRRAYARSIYGENASELSERTNEMTGVYAHRCVELATEMGVSCVNIWSKMQETAGWQKFLSDGLHFTAEGNAVLYEEVIKVLFAGGLCEPKMPYDFPHHSEVDPQDPKKSFS, encoded by the exons ATGAGGCCTCGGATCGTTCTATTCGGAGATTCTCTCACCGAGCAATCCTTCAGGCCTGGCGGATGGGGGGCGTCCCTCGCAGACGCCTATTCTCGCAAG GCAGACATAGTTGTTCGAGGTTATGGTGGGTATAACAGTAGATGGGCTCTCTTCCTGCTTGATCGCTTGTTTCCTCTT GGATCTGAGGATCCTCCAGTTGCTGCCACTGTGTTTTTTGGAGCCAATGATGCAGCACTCTTGGGAAGAAGCAATGAAAGACAACATGTGCCAATTTTGGAATACAAAGAAAACCTTAGGAAGATTGTTTGTCATCTGAAG AAATTATCACCTACTATGCTAGTGCTGCTGATAACTCCTCCTCCAGTTGATGAGATTGGCAGGAGAGCATATGCAAG ATCCATATATGGAGAGAATGCTTCAGAGTTGTCTGAGAGGACAAATGAAATGACAGGAGTTTATGCTCACCGGTGTGTAGAACTTGCTACCGAGATGGGTGTCTCCTGTGTGAATATATGGTCTAAGATGCAGGAGACGGCAGGGTGGCAGAAATTTTTAAG TGATGGACTACATTTCACGGCAGAAGGCAATGCTGTATTGTATGAAGAGGTCATCAAGGTGCTTTTTGCTGGGGGTCTCTGTGAACCAAAAATGCCATATGATTTTCCTCATCATTCAGAGGTTGATCCACAAGATCCTAAGAAGTCATTCAGCTAG